A single genomic interval of Electrophorus electricus isolate fEleEle1 chromosome 4, fEleEle1.pri, whole genome shotgun sequence harbors:
- the nob1 gene encoding RNA-binding protein NOB1, protein MAAAAVRHVVADAGAFLKKAPLHEIGENIYTLKDVVNEIRDKQTKKNLAFLPYKLNFKEPFPEYVRFVTEFSKKTGDFPSLSATDIKVLALTYQLELENVGAGHLKKEPAVQVEVCSTQRHPEAPVDIAGFHIPSKKSSNRPDTDVQNPTVSHVPQAAESSEFNSFQFWRTPLPSIEADLLELLGAATVVVTDKLQSVNLSGDDQKTVPQTVLEQGVENDVVEEEEDEEDDGGGWITPSNINQVQMEVGNWQQSADVKVGCVTTDFAMQNVLIQIGLNVLSVNGMLIKQTRNHVLRCHACFKTTTNMSKTFCPNCGHSTLKKIAVSLTEDGSMRMHFSRNPKVLNPKGKRYSLPLPQGGKHANNPQLVEDQRFPQQRLSRKARQKTDVFDPDYLAGTSPFSEHDVYSRSANLHLRDGQSGGGRRRANPNASRKKFVKKK, encoded by the exons ATGGCAGCCGCTGCGGTCCGGCATGTTGTGGCTGATGCTGGagcatttttaaagaaagctcCTTTACAT GAAATTGGGGAAAATATCTATACTCTCAAGGATGTCGTGAATGAAATTCgggataaacaaacaaaaaagaacttGGCGTTCTTACCTTACAAACTCAACTTTAAAGAGCCTTTTCCAGAATACGTACGATTCG ttacTGAGTTTTCGAAAAAGACAGGAGACTTCCCCAGTCTTTCTGCAACAGACATTAAGGTCTTGGCTTTAACCTACCAGCTGGAACTGGAGAATGTGGGTGCTGGGCACTTGAAAAAAGAACCTGCTGTACAG GTTGAAGTATGCAGTACACAGAGACATCCAGAAGCTCCAGTTGACATTGCTGGTTTCCATATTCCCTCTAAA AAGTCCTCAAACAGACCAGATACTGATGTTCAGAATCCTACAGTGTCACATGTACCTCAGGCTGCTGAGAGCTCAGAGTTTAACAGCTTCCAGTTCTGGAGAACCCCACTGCCCAGCATTGAAGCGGACTTACTGGAATTGCTG GGTGCAGCCACGGTTGTGGTCACAGATAAACTGCAGTCTGTTAACCTGTCAGGTGATGATCAGAAAACAGTACCTCAAACTGTATTAGAACAGGGGGTTGAAAATgatgtggtggaggaggaggaagatgaggaagatgatggtgGGGGTTGGATCACTCCCAGTAATATCAATCAAGTCCAAATGGAAGTTGGAAATTGGCAGCAGTCAGCAGATGTCAAAGTGGGTTGTGTTACCACAGACTTTGCCATGCAG AATGTTCTTATTCAGATTGGTCTCAATGTACTCTCAGTGAATGGAATGCTTATAAAGCAGACAAGAAACCATGTCCTACGCTGTCATGCCTGTTTCAA GACCACAACAAATATGAGCAAAACCTTTTGTCCAAACTGTGGCCACAGCACACTAAAGAAGATTGCTGTGAGTCTCACTGAAGATGGCAGCATGCGAATGCACTTCTCCAGGAACCCAAAAGTGCTCAATCCTAAAGGCAAAAGG TATTCCTTACCTTTACCACAAGGGggcaaacatgcaaataatcCACAGCTGGTGGAGGATCAGCGTTTCCCCCAGCAGAGATTGTCTAGGAAGGCACGCCAGAAGACTGATGTATTTGACCCAGACTACCTAGCAGGCACCTCGCCGTTCTCGGAGCACGACGTTTACAGCAGATCGGCCAACCTACATCTGCGCGATGGCCAGAGCGGAGGAGGGAGACGACGGGCCAATCCCAATGCTT